accaactccatattaatgcccatgattttggaatgagattcgACGAGCAGGCGTCCACATACTGTTTGACTGAAGGACCGATGTAAACATACATTTAATAATGTGAACAGAAGCCTCAGTCAAGAATGAGGGTTATGTTTTGGATAAGATGACGTAGAGGTTGAAGCATAATTATGAATATTCTAAACATTTTGGGAgtcaataaaaaataattaaaaaaaggTCAATGATAAAATGCATCTTGGTGATCACAAGGGACTTCTGGCATTTTGTTTACATGACTCCTGCAAAACCTTTCCACTTCcccttttaaaattgtataaggCAGTCCCTCCTGGATTTTTGGCAAGATCAACTATCACATATTATGCGAGAGCTCACAATGTCAACCAATCACCTCCCTTTTGTCACATAAAATGGCTTAATAATAAAGCAACACGTCAAAGTTTTGCCACCAGTCATTGCAAATTGCCACGCAGTGTCAGTCACAGCAGAATCAGCCATCACAAAACAACGCTGtggaatcctggagggactgctATGGTGGCATTCTCTATAATTAGAGCATTGATCTGGTAGACCAAGCACCTGAAAAATTTACCAAATAACAGTAACAAATACAGCAATTCCTAATACACAAATGGGGACACATTTCcacaaagacaaaaaaaaatgtcacATTGATCATCAATTGGATACCGAATGGTTAAAACCCATTACATTTCATATGGACACACCTAATCAACACGGAGGTCAGCATTCGTAAATCACAAATCAATGTGAGATAATTCACACATGAATAAAaagtaattaaaaaaaataaaaacttgtttttaatATTATAACTTGGAAGTTACTTGGTTTCTGGCATATCCACATTCTCTGTAGGAACGGCACGTTGTAAGATGACCACACACATAACGACTGATAACCtttttcaattattgcacccGTCAACTGGATTTTTTTACTCTCGAGATGCTGTCAGAACcttagcgcacacacacacggcttcCCATGCCACTTCCCAAGCACACAACCCAAGATGTTGGGCCTATTTGTTTCCCCAGATGGGTGGAGGGCAGGCCTTTACCTTTTTCACACAGTCCTCCTCCTCTTGGCGCTTCTCGTAGTGGGAGAAGTCGTCAAAGATGGAGGTGGTGTGCTTGTAGCCGGCGATGATCTTCAGCACCTGCCGTGCCTTGTCCAGAGGCACTTCCTGTGTGTCCCGCGAGTTGGTCACTGGCTTATTCTCGTTGTTCTCCAGGCGGATGTGCCGTAGCTGGCTGTTGGGAACGTCCTTAACGAAGATCCAGCGCACATCAAAGCGCCCCTTCCACTTGTCCTGCGACCACACGCCGGCGCAGGTATTGTAGTCCACGGGCGAGCGCATTTCCGCCACGCCGCAAAAGTGGCCACTGCCGTTGACACTGAAGAGCAGGTAGAGGGAGCCCTTGGCGCCCAGAGAGCGGTAGGCGGCGTCCAGCCGCTTGTTGCCGTGCTCCGTGCTGCACCAGATGTTGTACTTGATGGAGCGGTGGATGTCGTCCTCGGAGTAGCTCTTGATGATGAACACACGGCCCTGCTTGAGATTCCAGTCAAAGTCTTTGGGGTTGTAGTTGTTGACCAGGCGCAGCTTCTCCAGCACCGGGTGGGGCTCCGAGAGCACCAGCACCCCACCCACGCCCGAGTTGGGGGGCGACTGCCCCGCCCCACCCACGGCATCCCCAAAGCCGTTGGCACGGTTCCGTGGAGGGACCCAGCGGGTGGGCTGAGATGGCTGGGTGGTGGGCGGGGGGCCCTGGGAAAGCTGCAGCTGCCCCCCCATGCCCTGCTGCCCGTTGGGGGGGAATAGGTGCTGCCCCAGCTGGGCCGAAGAGGCCACCAACTGTCCATTGCTGAGGGGCAGTTGCGGGGTCCCTCCGGCCATGGTGCCGGGCTGAGGTGAGGCCTGGTTGGGCGGCTGCCCGTTGCTGGGGAGAGGCGCCTGCTGGGGGGTTGACGCTTTAGGCATGGTCCCCTTGTTGTCCCAAGTGCCAATGTCCATGTTGTGTTTGATGGGCGGAGGGGGCAGGTTGGTCCCCACTACGCCACCCTTGGTTTTAAGCTTGGGCTGCGGCTTGGCCGGCTTGCTGGCAATGTCCGCCCAGGAGGCGGGCTTAGCGGGGGCGATGGACACGGGGGGCAGTGGCATGCTGGGAGCTCCACCAGAAACCTGGCTGTGGCCTAGGGATCCCCTGGGGAGGCCAGAGCCCACCACCTTTGGGGCCCCCATGTCCCCGGCACCGCCACCAATCTTAAGTCCAGCCATGCCCTGGTCCAAGCTGTTCATGCCAGGTGCCTTGTTGAGGGGCTCGTTCTGGGCGAAGGGGGACTGTCCGTCGATCATGGCACCCCCTAGCGAGCTGGGTGCGTAGGCATAGCTACTGCTGTAGCCAGAGTTCTGCGTAGACTGTCCCTGAGAGCTGTTGTTGCCCCAGGCAGAGAAGTCCATACTGCTGGGAAAGAAGTTGAAACTGTGCTGGCCCAAGAAGGGGTTGCTGCCCAGCGGGCCCGGCTGGCCGAACATGGGGTCAGGCAGGAAGTGGTGCTCCCCGTTGCTCAGCTGTCCATATGAGGTCAGGTAAGGCATGGGAGGATCTCCCCCGGTGGACCATGCTGCCTCGTTCAGGGAGTAAGAGAATCCTATGGATGGGCTGTAGTAACTGGGCATGTAGGAGTCCGACATGGCCGTATAGGCATTGCTCTGCGGAGAGAAAAAAAACCCTGGTTAGCCTGCTGACAGTTTCAATCATTACATTACAAAAAGCAGGTCATCGATCTGATGGCTATCCTCGTTTGGATCTCTGTCAGCCTCGGCTGCCACTTAGACTAGGACGACTGTGGCCACTTTCACACCAGTGAACTGCTTTATGGAGGAGAAAACAGTGGCATTCCTTTGACTGGAGGAATACAGGCTCCATTGTGGCCCATTTTTCTGGGAAGTGCCCACCACTGAGGGCACCCAACAGATGTTACAACGAGATGAAAGACAGTTTAACTGCAACTAGAAAAGGAAATGGACTGCGCAGTAAATTGGGGAAAAGACGAGTCTTTAAGTGCTAAAAACATGATGAATTGCAACGGTATAAAAGTAAttcactgtaaaaaaaataataattgtgagATCTCCCGTTATGGATGACTAATGTAAACGTACCAGTGGGAGTTTTACCCATCATAACCTATGAGTAATTTAGCTTGTtgagcatcatcatcatcaacatttcTATTAGAACTGAGGCCCTGTCAAAATGTTAAGTGAACGAACGCTATTTACCTGCAGTCTAAGCAGGCAAATGTTAGGAACAGTGTGGGCCTAGTCAAACTGATGGGTGTGGACTGGTACTCACCTGTCTGGCCTGAGGGTTCAGGTAAGGCTCAAACTCATCATCATTCAAAGTATCCTTTTGGGTCACAGCTCCGTTTTGCACTGGAAAGGAGGAGTAGACAGCGATGTAAGAGACAACTCTTGGATACATATTTTTGAATAAAGTTGAAATAGTCCATGCAACTAATCATAGGCCTACATATGCACAGCTGGTCATGAGTGTGACAGAGAATAAGAGCCAGGAAGTCATGAAGCTTGATGAAACATCGATAGCAGTTCACAGCCACACAATATGCTGTTTTTTAATGGGTGATGTAAACAAATACATGGAACTTGTTGAGTTGGACAACATTTATCTTTCCTGCTGGCTAGGTCTATAGTGTACCACGTATAAAACAAATAACACTAGGTCTTAGGGGTTAATGCTAGATACGTTTTTGTTGACAGATTGTAACTGCAGCACAACTGATACATGCAGAAGCGGCCTGTATCACAGTAAATCGGTTGCAACCAATTGTCAGTGAAATCGGTGAGACGAAGTGCAGTAGAATATTGTTTCTAGCTACAACTTGGAGAAAACTCCATCAATTTGTATTTAATATCGGTGATTGTAGTTATGACAAATCTTACACTTGTCAAGAGTGTTTCAGTGCGTCCTGACATAGCTAAGCATAATGTGAAAATTAAAATTGCCAAACTGGGAAAACAGGCATGGCTAGTAAACAAAGTTGTCTCAAAACATTGTAAGAGTACTGAAACGTTGTAACTTCGTGGTTTATATGACAATATACTTGGTACTGGTTGGGTAAGAACAGCATGCTGGAAGACGTGTCACTGGCAGGCTATTCATGTGTATATTCACGACCGCGAAGAATCGTTTAGCCAACAACATGTTTATTTTTGCGTGGGAGATTGAAGCCTAACTTAATGTAAACACATTCGATTGTCAACTTAATCATTTGCAAAGCGATGCTATCATTTAACCAAGGAGCCAGTAAGCCACTAGCCATCTGACTAAGGAAATGCCTAACCAGCTAACTTGCTAATGTAGCAGCTCATGTTAGTTAGCTACCAATGCTAACAGGATTGCCTCACAATAACAATGGTGTATTCACACAAATGAcactaaatgtattttttaaacaaactAAAATAAAGATTAAGTAGTACCAATTTATCGGAATATTTTTCACATATCCAATCAACTATAGAAGCGAAAAATGGGCGCAATGCGAGACTGGCCTGCTATCTGGCTAACTATCATCACATCCGCGACCACACAGAAGAAATCCGCATACAGAGACAGTAAACTTGTCATGTTACAATAGCTTACCTTTGTTTCCTTGGCCTTTCGGTCTCTGGATTGGGTCCAGGTGATTCATGAAGGTTTGATTTATGAGAAAAGAGGaaggggaaaaaaataaaaataaatgaagaaATGTATATTCACCAGTCAGTCCTTTAGCAGGTGGTCAGGCCTACTgcactaacgttagccagctagagAGAGTCACTGCCTCTGAAACAAGCTACCCTGGTTACCTCTCGATAGATATTCATAAAGTGACTCTCTTTACCTGTTCAAGAAGGCTGCTGGCTGACATGTCTTTCTCCCTGGAGCctcttttttttgtatttgaatTTTTTGTTATTATTTCTTTAAGCGGCAGGGTGTATGAAATGTATATTGAGAGTTATTCAAGAGTCCCTGTCTCTCTACAGAGCATAGAATCTACACAATGGCGGGATGCAGCTCTCTCAGCGCTGAGACTTCTTCAACATGGCTGAGCGCCTGGATTTACCGATGGCGTTTATTTATGACGAACATGCGCCCCTCAACGGCATGGAGGAACTATATGATGCAGGTAAACGATCTATATGAAAAACAGACATTTAACATATTGTAATAATTGTTACAATAGATACGCGGAGATTGTCTCATAATTAGGAAAGTAGCTATATTGACttagaccagggatgggcaactggcggcaTGCGGACCGCCCCCTTTTTGTAGGGCCGCGGATGAATTTTCCAAAACGGGAAATGTGTTCGtttttttaggaactcagtcactgtctcacctTACTGTCTAGAGTTACAATACTATAATTCACAAGTTGCATTTTTGAATGCTTGGTTGTATAATTAAGAAATAATGCACGagaggttgtggtatatggccaatataccacggctaatggctgttcTTATGCGTGACGCAaggcggagtgcctggatacagcccgtggtatattggccatatatcataaccccctgaggtgccttatttactattataaactggttatcaacgtaactagagcagtaaaaatacatgtttgtcatacccatggtataaggtctgatataccacggctgttagccaatcagcattcagggctcgaaccacccattTTCTAACAGCAGTTTtactcttgttatgtcagtcactacAGTTACACGCACGGATAGTCAGATgaatataatagtttgatttaaacgtttacatgctttgcaagaataaCTATTTCCGTATTATTCGTGTTTAAATTTACATAGACACATCAGAAATCAGATTAACTGATGGGACTTTGATAAATGCAAAGAATCggcaatcaaaataaatgttctaACACAGCAACCATGTTATTTTTGTGAagcatatttgattctgagtttggACATATAAagtcaacctggactcaggggaaGGCATAACATAGTAAAAGTAAGTCTGTGATGTTTTGTATGGTAGgtcaaaatcaaatgaaatgtaatgtcacatgcactgaatgcaattggtgtagactttacagtgaaatgttatCTTAaaagcccttcccaacaatgcagagttaaaaaataaaatagtaacacgaggaatcaaataaaatacacaagaatggagctctatacaggaagtaccagtaccacagTCGTGTCATCAGccaatttaatgatggtgttggagtcatgcgttGCCAAccagttatgggtgaacagggagcacaggaggggactaaggaTACACCCCTTAGGGGCCtccatgttgagggtcagtgtggcggaggtgtgtcatgaccagccttccaaagcacttcataattacagtagtgagtgctacagggcgatggtcatttaggcaggtcaccTTGCAGCTTTTGGGAACAGGGACACTGGTGGACAGCTTGAATGATGTTGGGATGACAGACTGGGACACgtagatacagtatgtctgtGAAGACACTGGCCCGCCGGTCTGCGCATGTTCGAGAACACGTCCTGGTATTCCTCCCGGCGGCTTTGTgattgttaacctgtttaaactTTTTGCTCACATCTGCcacggagagcgagatcacacagtcattaAGGAAAACAGGGTCTTTCACTCATGGAACAGTGTTATATTCCTCAAAGccagcataaaaggcatttagctcgtttgGGAGATCTGCATCGCTGGGAAACTCACGACTGTGTTTGCCTTTGTAATCCGTTGTCCTCTGCAAGCCATGCCACATACGACGAGCGTCAGAGACAGTGTAATAGGATTCCATTCCACCGtcctcctatattgtccttttgcatgTTTGATGTCTCATCGGAGGTCGTAGGGCGCTTTCTTGTATGCGTCCATGGTCTTGTCCCGTTCTTTGTAAGCAGTAGCTGTAGCCTTTATCCCAGCACGGATATTGCCTGTACtccatggtttttggtttggatacGTTCTTATGGTCACTATGGGGACGACATCATGTATGCACTTATTAATGGAGCTCGTGAATGCTGTGGTAAACTCTTCAATGCTATCGGACGAATCccgggaacatatcccagtctgtactagcaaaacaatGTCGCATCTGCTTCATccgaccacttctgtattgagggcctcactggtacttcctgattgagcttttgtttgtaagcagaagaatggagtcatggtcagatttgccaaagggaggacgagggagggctttgtatgtgtttctgtgggtaGAATAAAAGTCTTTTCGAGTTTTAGCGCCGCCCTGGTGGTGCAGGAGACGTGTCGTTAGAAGTGAGGTAGGACAGTTTTAAGTCTCCTCGCGTTAAAGTCTTCGCCCACCAGAAACTCGGCCTCTGGATGAGCGGTTTCTTTTTTGTTTATGGCCCCATACAGTTGATTGAGTGCCAGTGTTGGCTTGTGGGGAGGGATGTAGACTCCCGTGATAattacagatgagaactctcttggtagataaaagAGTCTGCAGCTTACCATGAGGTATTCTATATCAGGTGAGCAAAAGTTCAAGATTTCCTTTACACTGGAGGCAGCACACCAGTTGTTATTCATGAAAAAACACACTCCACCTTCTTTTGATTTGCCCAGAGCCACCATACAATCCTGCCACTGTATGGTGTACTACATGCATAGCGTGATCATCCAGCCACGTTTCAGTAAGACATAGTATAGCAGCTGTTCAAGTCTCTCACATAGGAGACTCTCGAACGAAGCTCATCCATCGTATTCTCGACTGGACATTTTCCAACAGAACGTAGGAGAGTGCCGTTAAATTTCACTAGGGCTCCAGCTCGTCTCCCGCATCTACACCTGTGGCGTTTTTTGTAGCCCATGTAACAAAAGAATATGGTCCGGTGTGAAAAGTGGAACAGCCGAATCGGGCACTGCgtcccctcatgatgagttcagaatTTGCTGTGGCCCCCATCCCTCAGCAATGTTGCCCATCCCTAATATAGACCTACTTAAATTCCCCACATAACTCAGAATTTCCGTAGGCCTACTGGAAGTTGTATGCTTTTTTTCAAGATAATCTTTCCATTTCAAGCAAAGTTTTATCCATACATTTGTAAAACGTTTCTGGCTTGTTTGTAGTGTAACCATTTATGGTTCGAACCTTTTCACctttggaatatatatatatatatatgtttttattctGAAAATATTTATATGTAAAACCAATTCATTCATCTGTGTAGAAAGCTGTCCCCGTTGAATAACCCTTTGAGAAccctatgttgttgttgttgttgttgttgttgttgttgagttttTAGGCACACAGATGCTTACTTTAGGGCTtattaaaataaaacaaaaaggcTAACTCCATACTTTTTATCCAATTCACCCAATTCTGAGGAAGATTCTTTCATTTACAGTCACAAAAAGCAATTTCAGGTgtatattttttactattttcggtGGTCTacgtcttatttatttaatttgactCTTAGCATCTGAGAAATTGCAATTTCCCATGATGCACCAACTAAAATAAAGTTTGACAGATTTCGCTTGATGTGTTTATTTGTAG
This genomic stretch from Oncorhynchus kisutch isolate 150728-3 linkage group LG7, Okis_V2, whole genome shotgun sequence harbors:
- the LOC109894680 gene encoding YTH domain-containing family protein 2-like codes for the protein MSASSLLEQRPKGQGNKVQNGAVTQKDTLNDDEFEPYLNPQARQSNAYTAMSDSYMPSYYSPSIGFSYSLNEAAWSTGGDPPMPYLTSYGQLSNGEHHFLPDPMFGQPGPLGSNPFLGQHSFNFFPSSMDFSAWGNNSSQGQSTQNSGYSSSYAYAPSSLGGAMIDGQSPFAQNEPLNKAPGMNSLDQGMAGLKIGGGAGDMGAPKVVGSGLPRGSLGHSQVSGGAPSMPLPPVSIAPAKPASWADIASKPAKPQPKLKTKGGVVGTNLPPPPIKHNMDIGTWDNKGTMPKASTPQQAPLPSNGQPPNQASPQPGTMAGGTPQLPLSNGQLVASSAQLGQHLFPPNGQQGMGGQLQLSQGPPPTTQPSQPTRWVPPRNRANGFGDAVGGAGQSPPNSGVGGVLVLSEPHPVLEKLRLVNNYNPKDFDWNLKQGRVFIIKSYSEDDIHRSIKYNIWCSTEHGNKRLDAAYRSLGAKGSLYLLFSVNGSGHFCGVAEMRSPVDYNTCAGVWSQDKWKGRFDVRWIFVKDVPNSQLRHIRLENNENKPVTNSRDTQEVPLDKARQVLKIIAGYKHTTSIFDDFSHYEKRQEEEDCVKKVEVQGSEPYPSNPNPSRSHYRLQERQGRVK